A portion of the Arthrobacter woluwensis genome contains these proteins:
- a CDS encoding phosphotransferase yields the protein MPSGWSLQSWLPGVTPSPHSHESSDGFAEDLADLITALRLHSTGGRTFAGTGRGGVLQEHDGWVEECLRQSHGLLDVGPLRKLWEHFRTLSPAGADVMNHGDLIPANILVDGERLSGVLDTGGFGPADPALDLVAAWHLLDERRRRRLRERLGVGDEEWERGAGWAFEQAIGLVWYYRESNPSMAELGRSTLGRLVGW from the coding sequence CTGCCCAGCGGGTGGAGCCTGCAGAGCTGGCTCCCGGGCGTCACCCCCTCGCCGCACAGCCATGAGAGCTCGGACGGCTTCGCCGAAGACCTCGCGGATCTCATCACCGCGCTGAGACTCCACTCCACCGGCGGGAGAACCTTCGCCGGGACGGGACGAGGCGGTGTCCTGCAAGAACACGACGGATGGGTCGAAGAATGCCTCCGGCAGAGCCACGGATTGCTGGACGTCGGGCCGCTCAGGAAGCTATGGGAGCACTTCCGTACCCTGTCGCCGGCCGGCGCCGACGTGATGAACCACGGGGACCTGATTCCGGCGAATATTCTGGTCGACGGCGAACGCCTGAGCGGAGTCCTCGACACCGGCGGATTCGGCCCGGCCGATCCCGCACTCGACCTGGTCGCTGCCTGGCACCTGCTGGATGAACGACGACGCCGGCGCTTACGTGAGCGGCTCGGCGTCGGCGACGAGGAGTGGGAGCGAGGAGCGGGCTGGGCTTTCGAGCAGGCGATCGGCCTCGTCTGGTACTACCGGGAGTCGAATCCGTCGATGGCCGAGCTCGGTCGGTCCACGTTGGGGCGGCTTGTGGGGTGG
- a CDS encoding 3-hydroxyacyl-CoA dehydrogenase NAD-binding domain-containing protein: MAYDFTFDQIRNRPVTVIGGGTLGRRIALMMASRGGTVRISDPQQAVAEAAVQYVAETLPGVLSERGSGEAGTVVAANGLADALEDAWLVIEAVPERLEIKIPLWGEVDRLAPDDAIFATNSSSYASRLMDERIRDKSRFCNLHFYTCHPRPMRPT; this comes from the coding sequence ATGGCATACGACTTCACTTTCGATCAGATCCGCAACCGTCCCGTCACGGTCATCGGCGGGGGCACCCTGGGCCGCAGGATCGCCTTGATGATGGCTTCCCGCGGCGGAACCGTCCGGATCTCCGATCCCCAGCAGGCAGTGGCGGAAGCCGCCGTGCAGTACGTCGCCGAGACCCTGCCCGGAGTCCTGTCCGAACGCGGCTCCGGTGAAGCGGGCACCGTCGTGGCCGCCAACGGCCTGGCGGACGCGCTCGAGGACGCCTGGCTGGTCATCGAAGCGGTTCCGGAACGACTCGAGATCAAAATTCCGCTCTGGGGAGAAGTGGACCGGCTCGCGCCGGACGACGCGATCTTCGCCACGAACTCCTCCTCGTACGCCTCACGTCTGATGGATGAGCGGATCCGGGACAAGTCGCGATTCTGCAATCTGCACTTCTACACATGCCACCCGCGTCCAATGCGGCCGACGTGA
- a CDS encoding 3-hydroxyacyl-CoA dehydrogenase family protein, with protein sequence MPPASNAADVMSDGETDRAVLDTLLRVLPEFDVHPFEARKESTGFIFNRVWAAIKRESLAVVAEGVARPEDVDAMFRLNWHMPVGPFQMMDGVGLDVVLDIEEHYAQENPPGGGAADPPA encoded by the coding sequence ATGCCACCCGCGTCCAATGCGGCCGACGTGATGTCCGACGGCGAGACCGACCGTGCCGTGCTCGACACCCTTCTGAGGGTGCTGCCGGAGTTCGACGTGCACCCGTTCGAGGCCCGCAAGGAGAGCACGGGGTTCATCTTCAACCGGGTATGGGCCGCGATCAAGCGCGAATCCCTCGCCGTGGTGGCCGAGGGCGTGGCCCGCCCCGAGGATGTGGACGCGATGTTCCGGCTCAACTGGCACATGCCCGTGGGCCCGTTCCAGATGATGGACGGAGTGGGTCTGGACGTGGTCCTCGACATCGAGGAGCACTACGCGCAGGAGAACCCACCTGGCGGAGGGGCCGCGGACCCTCCTGCGTGA
- a CDS encoding class I SAM-dependent methyltransferase: MAGLYIELFGDEELADPRDLETITAWAATCDGPVLDAGCGPGHWTAALARRGVEVAGVDLSAEFLEHARRLYPALSFQSADVRRLPSRDGSWAGVLAWFSLIISILWTCALSSPRCIVCSLPEEES; encoded by the coding sequence GTGGCCGGCCTGTACATCGAGCTCTTCGGGGACGAGGAGCTCGCGGACCCTCGGGATCTGGAGACGATCACGGCGTGGGCCGCGACGTGCGACGGTCCTGTGCTCGACGCCGGCTGCGGACCGGGGCACTGGACTGCGGCCCTGGCGCGGCGAGGGGTGGAGGTCGCGGGCGTCGATCTCTCGGCGGAGTTCCTGGAGCACGCACGACGCCTGTACCCGGCCCTGTCCTTCCAGTCGGCCGATGTCCGCAGGCTCCCGTCGAGGGACGGCTCGTGGGCGGGGGTGCTGGCATGGTTCTCGCTCATCATCTCGATCCTGTGGACGTGCGCGCTGTCCTCGCCGAGGTGCATCGTGTGCTCGCTCCCGGAGGAAGAATCCTGA
- a CDS encoding phosphotransferase: MSVMMHENQLVLSEEDAAFLIAQRFPEYRGHVIRRLDTSGTVNAIFRVGEEAAARFPLLAHDVNGPDPTPAHEASAMEEFLQASPFPGPRPLGIAEPSVTCPSGWSLQSWLPGVTPSPHSHESSDGFAEDLADLITALRLHSTGGRTFAGTGRGGVLQEHDGWVEECLRQSHGLLDVGPLRKLWEHFRTLSPAGADVMNHGDLIPANILVDGERLSGVLDTGGFGPADPALDLVAAWHLLDERRRRRLRERLGVGDEEWERGAGWAFEQAIGLVWYYRESNPSMAELGRSTLGRLVGW; the protein is encoded by the coding sequence ATGTCCGTGATGATGCATGAGAACCAGCTCGTCCTCAGCGAGGAGGACGCCGCGTTCCTCATCGCCCAGCGGTTTCCGGAGTATCGCGGTCACGTCATTCGCCGGCTCGACACCTCCGGGACGGTCAACGCGATCTTCCGCGTCGGAGAGGAGGCGGCAGCCCGCTTCCCGCTGCTGGCTCATGATGTGAACGGCCCTGACCCGACGCCGGCGCATGAGGCGAGTGCCATGGAGGAGTTCCTCCAGGCGTCGCCCTTCCCCGGTCCACGCCCTCTCGGCATCGCGGAACCGTCGGTGACCTGCCCCAGCGGGTGGAGCCTGCAGAGCTGGCTCCCGGGCGTCACCCCCTCGCCGCACAGCCATGAGAGCTCGGACGGCTTCGCCGAAGACCTCGCGGATCTCATCACCGCGCTGAGACTCCACTCCACCGGCGGGAGAACCTTCGCCGGGACGGGACGAGGCGGTGTCCTGCAAGAACACGACGGATGGGTCGAAGAATGCCTCCGGCAGAGCCACGGATTGCTGGACGTCGGGCCGCTCAGGAAGCTATGGGAGCACTTCCGTACCCTGTCGCCGGCCGGCGCCGACGTGATGAACCACGGGGACCTGATTCCGGCGAATATTCTGGTCGACGGCGAACGCCTGAGCGGAGTCCTCGACACCGGCGGATTCGGCCCGGCCGATCCCGCACTCGACCTGGTCGCTGCCTGGCACCTGCTGGATGAACGACGACGCCGGCGCTTACGTGAGCGGCTCGGCGTCGGCGACGAGGAGTGGGAGCGAGGAGCGGGCTGGGCTTTCGAGCAGGCGATCGGCCTCGTCTGGTACTACCGGGAGTCGAATCCGTCGATGGCCGAGCTCGGTCGGTCCACGTTGGGGCGGCTTGTGGGGTGGTAG
- a CDS encoding 3-hydroxyacyl-CoA dehydrogenase family protein: protein MAYDFTFDQIRNRPVTVIGGGTLGRRIALMMASRGGTVRISDPQQAVAEAAVQYVAETLPGVLSERGSGEAGTVVAANGLADALEDAWLVIEAVPERLEIKIPLWGEVDRLAPDDAIFATNSSSYASRLMDERIRDKSRFCNLHFYMPPASNAADVMSDGETDRAVLDTLLRVLPEFDVHPFEARKESTGFIFNRVWAAIKRESLAVVAEGVARPEDVDAMFRLNWHMPVGPFQMMDGVGLDVVLDIEEHYAQENPHLAEGPRTLLREYVEAGKLGRKTGEGFYRYDS from the coding sequence ATGGCATACGACTTCACTTTCGATCAGATCCGCAACCGTCCCGTCACGGTCATCGGCGGGGGCACCCTGGGCCGCAGGATCGCCTTGATGATGGCTTCCCGCGGCGGAACCGTCCGGATCTCCGATCCCCAGCAGGCAGTGGCGGAAGCCGCCGTGCAGTACGTCGCCGAGACCCTGCCCGGAGTCCTGTCCGAACGCGGCTCCGGTGAAGCGGGCACCGTCGTGGCCGCCAACGGCCTGGCGGACGCGCTCGAGGACGCCTGGCTGGTCATCGAAGCGGTTCCGGAACGACTCGAGATCAAAATTCCGCTCTGGGGAGAAGTGGACCGGCTCGCGCCGGACGACGCGATCTTCGCCACGAACTCCTCCTCGTACGCCTCACGTCTGATGGATGAGCGGATCCGGGACAAGTCGCGATTCTGCAATCTGCACTTCTACATGCCACCCGCGTCCAATGCGGCCGACGTGATGTCCGACGGCGAGACCGACCGTGCCGTGCTCGACACCCTTCTGAGGGTGCTGCCGGAGTTCGACGTGCACCCGTTCGAGGCCCGCAAGGAGAGCACGGGGTTCATCTTCAACCGGGTATGGGCCGCGATCAAGCGCGAATCCCTCGCCGTGGTGGCCGAGGGCGTGGCCCGCCCCGAGGATGTGGACGCGATGTTCCGGCTCAACTGGCACATGCCCGTGGGCCCGTTCCAGATGATGGACGGAGTGGGTCTGGACGTGGTCCTCGACATCGAGGAGCACTACGCGCAGGAGAACCCGCACCTGGCGGAGGGGCCGCGGACCCTCCTGCGTGAGTACGTGGAGGCGGGCAAACTGGGCCGCAAGACCGGCGAGGGCTTCTACCGCTACGACTCCTGA